In one Pseudomonas sp. 31-12 genomic region, the following are encoded:
- the relA gene encoding GTP diphosphokinase — protein MVQVRAHQPINTDGSINLEAWLDHAVSVDLALDREALKEACEFARASEQQANAAKNLWSEGTSSFRTGLEIAEILADLKLDQDSLVAAVLYRGVREGQIELPAVSQRFGPVVAKLIDGVLRMAAISASLSPRQSLVLGTQGQVENLRKMLVAMVDDVRVALIKLAERTCAIRAVKTADDEKRNRVAREVFDIYAPLAHRLGIGHIKWELEDLSFRYLEPDQYKQIAKLLHERRLDRERFIADVMNQLKVELQATGVDADISGRAKHIYSIWRKMQRKGLEFSQIYDVRAVRVLVPEMRDCYTALGIVHTLWRHIPKEFDDYIANPKENGYRSLHTAVIGPEGKVLEVQIRTHAMHEEAELGVCAHWKYKGTDVKSGSNHYEEKISWLRQVLEWHEELGDIGGLAEQLRVDIEPDRVYIFTPDGHAIDLPKGATPLDFAYRVHTEIGHNCRGAKINGRIVPLNYSLQTGEQVEIITSKHGTPSRDWLNPNLGYITTSRARAKIVHWFKLQARDQNVAAGKTLLERELSRLGLPAVDFDKLADKANMKTAEDMYAALGAGDLRLAQLVNLAQQLVEPERGNEQLELIPRKATGYKPGKRGDIQIQGVGNLMTQMAGCCQPLPGDAIVGYITQGRGVSIHRQDCASVLQLGGREPERIIQVSWGPVPVLTYPVDIIIRAYDRSGLLRDVSQVLLNERINVLAVNTRSNKEDNTALMSLTIEIPGLDALGRLLGRISQLPNIIETRRNRTP, from the coding sequence ATGGTACAGGTGAGAGCACACCAGCCGATCAACACCGACGGCAGTATCAATCTCGAGGCTTGGCTCGATCATGCGGTCAGTGTCGATCTGGCACTGGATCGCGAAGCCTTGAAGGAAGCGTGCGAGTTCGCTCGCGCGTCTGAACAACAAGCCAATGCGGCGAAGAATCTATGGTCCGAAGGGACCTCGAGTTTCCGCACGGGCCTTGAGATCGCCGAGATTCTCGCCGACCTCAAACTGGATCAGGATTCGTTGGTCGCGGCGGTCCTGTACCGCGGCGTGCGCGAAGGCCAGATCGAACTGCCGGCGGTCAGCCAGCGCTTTGGTCCGGTGGTCGCCAAACTCATCGACGGCGTGTTGCGCATGGCGGCGATCAGCGCCAGCCTGAGCCCCCGTCAATCGTTGGTGCTGGGCACTCAGGGGCAGGTCGAGAACCTGCGCAAAATGCTCGTGGCCATGGTCGACGACGTTCGCGTCGCGCTGATCAAACTGGCCGAACGCACCTGCGCGATCCGTGCGGTGAAAACCGCCGACGACGAGAAGCGCAACCGCGTTGCCCGTGAAGTCTTCGACATCTACGCGCCGCTGGCTCACCGTCTCGGTATCGGTCATATCAAGTGGGAACTGGAGGACTTGTCCTTCCGTTACCTCGAGCCCGATCAGTACAAGCAGATCGCCAAGTTGCTCCACGAGCGACGGCTGGATCGCGAGCGCTTCATCGCCGATGTGATGAACCAGCTGAAAGTCGAATTGCAGGCCACCGGCGTCGACGCCGACATCAGCGGTCGGGCCAAACACATCTATTCGATCTGGCGCAAAATGCAGCGCAAGGGGCTGGAATTCAGCCAGATCTACGACGTGCGCGCCGTGCGCGTGCTGGTGCCGGAAATGCGCGATTGCTACACCGCGCTCGGCATCGTCCACACCTTGTGGCGGCATATCCCGAAAGAGTTCGACGACTACATCGCCAACCCGAAAGAGAACGGCTACCGTTCGCTGCACACCGCGGTGATCGGCCCCGAGGGCAAGGTGCTGGAAGTGCAGATCCGCACCCACGCCATGCACGAAGAAGCCGAACTGGGCGTGTGCGCGCACTGGAAGTACAAGGGCACCGACGTCAAATCCGGTTCCAACCACTACGAAGAGAAAATCTCCTGGTTGCGTCAGGTGCTCGAGTGGCATGAAGAGCTGGGCGATATCGGCGGTCTGGCCGAACAACTGCGGGTCGATATCGAGCCGGATCGGGTCTACATCTTCACCCCGGACGGTCACGCCATCGACTTGCCGAAGGGCGCGACGCCGCTGGACTTCGCCTACCGCGTGCACACCGAAATCGGTCATAACTGCCGTGGCGCGAAGATCAACGGACGCATCGTACCGCTCAACTACAGCCTGCAAACCGGTGAGCAAGTCGAGATCATCACCAGCAAGCACGGTACTCCGAGCCGCGACTGGCTGAACCCGAACCTGGGTTACATCACCACCTCGCGGGCGCGGGCGAAGATCGTTCACTGGTTCAAGCTGCAGGCGCGCGATCAGAACGTCGCGGCCGGTAAAACGTTGCTCGAACGTGAGTTGAGTCGCCTCGGTCTGCCGGCGGTGGACTTCGACAAGCTGGCCGACAAGGCCAACATGAAGACCGCCGAGGACATGTACGCCGCGTTGGGCGCCGGTGATTTGCGCCTGGCGCAACTGGTGAACCTGGCGCAGCAACTGGTCGAGCCGGAACGCGGCAACGAGCAGCTGGAATTGATTCCGCGCAAAGCCACTGGCTACAAACCGGGCAAGCGTGGCGACATTCAGATCCAGGGCGTCGGCAATCTCATGACGCAAATGGCCGGTTGCTGCCAGCCGTTGCCGGGCGATGCCATCGTCGGCTACATCACCCAGGGCCGCGGCGTGAGCATTCACCGTCAGGACTGCGCCTCGGTGCTGCAACTGGGCGGGCGCGAGCCGGAGCGGATCATCCAGGTCAGCTGGGGCCCGGTGCCGGTGCTCACCTATCCGGTGGACATCATCATCCGCGCCTACGACCGCTCCGGTCTGCTGCGTGACGTCTCGCAAGTGCTGCTCAACGAGCGGATCAACGTGCTGGCGGTCAACACCCGCTCGAACAAAGAGGACAACACCGCGTTGATGTCCCTGACCATCGAGATTCCGGGGCTGGATGCACTGGGGCGGTTGCTGGGGCGGATTTCCCAGTTGCCGAACATCATCGAAACCCGGCGTAACCGGACGCCTTGA
- the mazG gene encoding nucleoside triphosphate pyrophosphohydrolase, whose protein sequence is MYSLEDLLHLMSRLRDPQFGCPWDIKQTYATIVPHTLEEAYEVADAIERGDFDHLQGELGDLLFQVVYYSQLAREEGRFEFAGVIDSITRKLIRRHPHVFPTGDLYAPLDVPRLSEEQVKQRWEEIKAQERAEKSAAPEQLSLLDDVPAALPALSRSAKLQKRAGQVGFDWPDALPVLDKVREELDEVLEAMADNDSAAIADEVGDLLFSVVNLARHLKVDPETALRGANSKFERRFRFIEQALRDTHRPMEDCTLEELDALWGEAKRQEKNLPSCG, encoded by the coding sequence ATGTACAGCCTTGAAGACTTGCTGCACCTGATGAGCCGTCTGCGCGACCCGCAGTTCGGCTGTCCGTGGGATATCAAGCAAACCTACGCGACCATCGTCCCGCACACCCTCGAGGAAGCCTACGAAGTCGCTGACGCCATCGAGCGCGGTGACTTCGATCACTTGCAGGGTGAGCTGGGCGATTTGCTGTTCCAGGTGGTTTATTACAGCCAGCTGGCCCGGGAAGAAGGGCGTTTTGAATTCGCCGGCGTGATCGACAGCATCACCCGCAAGCTGATCCGTCGTCATCCTCACGTGTTTCCCACCGGTGATCTGTACGCGCCGCTGGATGTTCCGCGTCTGAGTGAAGAACAGGTCAAGCAACGCTGGGAAGAAATCAAGGCGCAAGAGCGCGCCGAGAAATCAGCCGCACCCGAACAGTTGTCATTGCTTGATGACGTGCCCGCAGCGCTGCCGGCGTTGTCTCGTTCAGCGAAGTTGCAGAAGCGCGCAGGGCAGGTCGGTTTCGACTGGCCGGACGCCTTGCCGGTGCTGGACAAGGTCCGCGAAGAACTTGATGAAGTGCTAGAAGCCATGGCCGACAACGACTCGGCAGCAATTGCCGATGAAGTCGGTGACCTGCTGTTTTCCGTGGTCAATCTGGCGCGTCATTTGAAAGTCGATCCGGAAACCGCATTGCGTGGCGCCAACAGCAAGTTCGAAAGACGCTTTCGTTTTATCGAACAGGCATTGCGCGACACCCACCGTCCCATGGAAGATTGCACCCTCGAAGAGTTGGACGCCTTGTGGGGCGAAGCCAAACGTCAGGAAAAGAATTTGCCCAGCTGCGGTTGA
- a CDS encoding DUF2058 domain-containing protein, which yields MSISLRDQLLKAGLVNQKQAKQVGKEKQKQQRLAHKGQIELDDSQQRAAQEAMAEKVKRDQELNRQQQEKVEAKARAAQIKQLIEVSRLPKLTTEDYYNFVDDKKVKRISVNTLMRNQLSNGFLAIVHHAGGYEVIPREAALKIQERDPQRIVQMNVKKEEVAAEDDPYAAYQIPDDLMW from the coding sequence ATGAGCATTTCCCTTCGCGACCAGTTGCTCAAAGCAGGGCTGGTCAACCAAAAGCAGGCCAAACAGGTCGGCAAAGAGAAGCAGAAGCAGCAACGCCTGGCCCATAAAGGCCAGATTGAACTCGATGACTCGCAGCAACGTGCAGCTCAGGAAGCCATGGCCGAGAAGGTCAAGCGCGATCAGGAGCTGAACCGCCAGCAGCAGGAGAAAGTCGAGGCCAAGGCACGTGCGGCGCAGATCAAGCAATTGATCGAAGTCTCGCGCCTGCCGAAGCTGACCACCGAGGACTACTACAACTTCGTTGACGACAAGAAGGTCAAGCGCATCTCCGTCAACACGCTGATGCGTAACCAGTTGAGCAATGGCTTCCTGGCGATCGTGCACCACGCTGGCGGTTACGAAGTGATCCCCCGTGAGGCCGCCCTGAAGATCCAGGAACGCGATCCACAACGCATCGTGCAGATGAACGTCAAGAAGGAAGAAGTCGCTGCCGAGGACGATCCGTACGCGGCCTATCAGATCCCTGACGATCTGATGTGGTAA
- a CDS encoding response regulator yields MLKKLGIKGRVLLLTLLPTTLMALVLGGYFTWTQQSDLQTQLMQRGEMIAEQLAPLVAPAMGHKDNELLERIATQSLETPDVRAVTFLAPDRTPVAHAGPTMLNPAPMGSGSQMLRRSGNDATRYLLPVFGKHRNLAGDLIPDEAERLLGWVELELSHSGMLLRGYRSLFASLLLIGAGLAGAALLALRMGRTINRPISQIKLAVAQLKDGHLETRLPPLGSQELDELASGINRMAGTLQNAQEELQNSVDQATEDVRQNLETIEIQNIELDLARKEALEASRIKSEFLANMSHEIRTPLNGILGFTHLLQKSELTPRQLDYLGTIEKSADSLLGIINEILDFSKIEAGKLVLDNIPFNLRDLLQDTLTILAPAAHAKQLELVSLVYRDTPLSLVGDPLRLKQILTNLVSNAIKFTREGTIVARAMLEEEHEDSVQLRISIQDTGIGLSNQDVRALFQAFSQADNSLSRQPGGTGLGLVISKRLIEQMGGEIGVDSTPGEGSEFWISLSLPKTRDDAEDLPGPPLLGRRVAVLENHELARQALQHQLEDCGLVVTPFNTLESLANGVTGAHQTDQAIDLAVLGITSNDMPPERLNQHIWDLEHLGCKVLVLCPTTEQTLFHLSVPNPHSQLQAKPACTRKLRRALSDLVNPRQQRSEPGEPVSSRAPKMLCVDDNPANLLLVQTLLEDMGAKVLAVESGYAAVKAVQSETFDLVLMDVQMPGMDGRQSTEAIRQWESERHCTPLPIVALTAHAMANEKRALLQSGMDDYLTKPISERQLAQVVLKWTGLALRNHGPERSSDSHGGAHELQVLDHDEGLRLAAGKADLAADMLAMLLASLEADREAIRMARETNDHNALIERVHRLHGATRYCGVPQLRAACQRSETLLKQQDPKAPGALEELDRAINRLAAHARINA; encoded by the coding sequence GTGCTCAAGAAACTGGGAATTAAAGGCCGCGTGCTGTTGCTGACCCTGTTGCCGACCACCCTGATGGCGCTGGTCCTGGGCGGCTATTTCACCTGGACGCAGCAATCGGACCTGCAAACCCAATTGATGCAGCGCGGCGAGATGATCGCCGAACAGCTCGCGCCCTTGGTCGCCCCGGCCATGGGCCACAAAGACAATGAGTTGCTGGAGCGCATCGCCACCCAGTCGCTGGAAACGCCGGACGTACGCGCCGTGACCTTCCTCGCCCCCGACCGCACGCCCGTGGCCCACGCCGGCCCGACCATGCTCAACCCCGCGCCGATGGGCAGTGGCTCGCAGATGCTGCGCCGCAGTGGCAACGATGCGACGCGTTATCTGCTGCCGGTATTCGGCAAGCACCGCAACCTCGCGGGCGATTTGATACCTGATGAAGCCGAGCGTCTGCTGGGCTGGGTCGAGCTCGAACTGTCCCACAGCGGCATGCTGCTGCGCGGTTACCGCAGCCTGTTCGCCAGCCTGCTGCTGATCGGCGCGGGCCTGGCCGGTGCGGCACTGCTCGCCTTGCGCATGGGCCGGACCATCAATCGGCCGATCAGCCAGATCAAACTGGCGGTGGCGCAACTCAAGGACGGTCACCTGGAAACCCGCCTGCCGCCCCTTGGCAGTCAGGAACTGGATGAGCTCGCGTCCGGCATCAACCGCATGGCCGGCACCCTGCAAAACGCTCAGGAAGAATTGCAGAACAGCGTCGACCAGGCCACCGAAGACGTGCGCCAGAACCTGGAAACCATCGAGATCCAGAACATCGAGCTGGACCTGGCGCGCAAGGAAGCCCTGGAAGCAAGCCGGATCAAATCCGAGTTCCTGGCCAACATGAGCCATGAAATCCGCACACCGCTCAACGGCATTCTCGGTTTCACGCACCTGTTGCAAAAAAGCGAGCTGACCCCGCGCCAGCTCGACTATCTGGGCACCATCGAGAAGTCTGCCGACAGCCTGTTGGGGATCATCAACGAGATCCTCGACTTCTCGAAAATCGAGGCCGGCAAACTGGTGCTCGACAATATTCCGTTCAACCTGCGCGACCTGCTGCAAGACACCCTGACCATCCTCGCCCCGGCGGCCCATGCCAAACAGCTTGAGCTGGTGAGCCTGGTGTATCGTGACACGCCGTTGTCGCTGGTCGGCGATCCGCTGCGACTCAAGCAGATCCTCACGAACCTGGTGAGCAACGCGATCAAGTTCACCCGCGAAGGCACCATCGTCGCCCGGGCCATGCTCGAAGAAGAGCACGAAGACAGCGTGCAACTGCGCATCAGCATTCAGGACACCGGCATCGGGCTGTCGAACCAGGACGTGCGCGCGTTGTTCCAGGCGTTCAGCCAGGCCGACAACTCGCTGTCCCGCCAGCCTGGGGGCACCGGCCTTGGGCTGGTGATTTCCAAGCGCCTGATCGAGCAGATGGGTGGCGAGATCGGCGTCGACAGTACGCCGGGCGAAGGCTCGGAATTCTGGATCAGCCTGAGCCTGCCCAAGACCCGCGACGACGCCGAAGACCTGCCCGGCCCACCGCTGCTCGGGCGCCGCGTGGCGGTGCTGGAAAATCATGAACTGGCCCGTCAGGCCTTGCAGCATCAGCTGGAAGATTGCGGTCTGGTCGTGACACCGTTCAATACCCTGGAAAGCCTGGCCAATGGCGTGACCGGCGCGCATCAGACCGATCAGGCAATCGATCTCGCGGTGCTCGGCATCACCAGCAACGATATGCCGCCGGAGCGCCTCAACCAACACATCTGGGACCTCGAACACCTGGGCTGCAAAGTGTTGGTGCTGTGCCCGACCACCGAGCAGACGCTGTTCCACCTCTCGGTGCCCAACCCGCACAGTCAGTTGCAGGCCAAACCGGCCTGTACCCGCAAGTTGCGCCGGGCGTTGTCCGATCTGGTCAACCCGCGCCAGCAGCGCAGCGAACCCGGCGAGCCGGTATCGAGCCGCGCGCCGAAAATGCTGTGCGTCGACGACAATCCGGCCAACCTGCTGCTGGTGCAAACCCTGCTCGAAGACATGGGCGCCAAAGTGCTCGCGGTCGAAAGCGGTTACGCGGCCGTCAAAGCGGTGCAAAGCGAAACGTTTGACCTGGTCTTGATGGACGTGCAGATGCCCGGCATGGACGGGCGTCAAAGCACCGAGGCGATTCGCCAGTGGGAAAGCGAGCGGCATTGCACGCCGCTGCCGATCGTCGCCCTCACCGCCCACGCCATGGCCAACGAAAAACGCGCGCTGCTGCAAAGCGGCATGGACGACTACCTGACCAAACCGATCAGCGAACGGCAACTGGCCCAGGTGGTGTTGAAGTGGACCGGCCTGGCGTTGCGCAATCACGGGCCGGAGCGTTCCAGCGACAGCCATGGCGGCGCCCATGAATTGCAGGTGCTCGACCACGACGAAGGCTTACGCCTGGCCGCTGGCAAAGCCGATCTTGCCGCGGACATGCTGGCGATGTTGCTGGCCTCCCTGGAAGCCGACCGCGAGGCGATTCGCATGGCCCGGGAAACCAATGACCACAACGCCCTGATCGAACGCGTCCACCGCTTGCACGGCGCGACCCGTTATTGCGGCGTCCCGCAACTGCGTGCCGCCTGCCAGCGCAGCGAAACCCTGCTCAAGCAACAGGACCCGAAAGCCCCCGGCGCACTGGAAGAACTCGACCGGGCGATCAATCGCCTGGCTGCCCACGCCCGGATCAACGCTTGA
- a CDS encoding sensor histidine kinase — protein sequence MKWSDLPGRHSLFWKLACLLVAFCLLMIWLSWSWGRYMEQRNQFLSDEARGTLTGYAAEAEQAWRRGQRAGVDGWLHTMRQRETGWAGVIGGDLQSLSSQALTDKEIERLTFLRGLDWPIHKKRQPWLRVPFPGDPTAGSLVIELPQRFMPGQYRVFWRVITNGVIPGLFTLLLCVGLYRLLVVPLNHLREQANAWRADQLNVRLSRHTTNRTDELGELGRAFDHMAERLQSTVALQQQLLRDLSHELRTPLSRLRVASESEQGLAQLRERIGREVDGMQRLVEDTLQLAWLDTERAPLPDEAIQVQALWEMLTENACYESAWPASQLQCAVDSSCWVRGNLNTLAQALENILRNAIRHSPSGGIVRFGGQRDGDFWHLWLEDEGGGVAEADLERIFCPFIRLDGSRPGDGGFGLGLSIARNAVKRQGGSLWAQNTGRGLRLNIRLVAESDGVSDDAFAGKSNRRTAAPTMTACKPQTV from the coding sequence ATGAAATGGTCTGACCTGCCGGGCCGGCACTCGCTGTTCTGGAAACTGGCGTGTCTGTTGGTGGCCTTCTGTCTGTTGATGATCTGGCTGAGCTGGTCCTGGGGTCGCTACATGGAGCAGCGAAACCAGTTCCTGTCGGATGAAGCTCGAGGCACGCTGACGGGTTATGCCGCCGAAGCCGAACAGGCGTGGCGCCGGGGCCAGCGCGCGGGTGTGGATGGCTGGCTGCACACCATGCGACAGCGGGAAACAGGCTGGGCCGGTGTCATTGGCGGTGATTTACAGTCGTTGAGCAGCCAGGCGCTGACGGACAAGGAGATCGAGCGCCTGACCTTTCTGCGCGGCCTGGATTGGCCCATACACAAGAAACGCCAGCCGTGGCTGCGGGTGCCGTTTCCCGGTGATCCGACCGCCGGCAGTCTGGTCATCGAACTGCCCCAGCGCTTCATGCCCGGCCAATACCGGGTGTTCTGGCGCGTGATCACCAACGGCGTGATCCCCGGCCTGTTCACCCTTTTATTGTGCGTCGGTCTTTATCGATTGCTGGTCGTGCCGCTGAACCATTTACGCGAACAGGCCAACGCCTGGCGCGCCGATCAGTTGAACGTGCGTCTGTCGAGACACACCACCAATCGAACAGATGAACTCGGTGAACTGGGCCGGGCGTTCGATCACATGGCCGAGCGACTGCAGAGCACCGTGGCCCTGCAACAGCAATTGCTGCGCGACTTGTCCCACGAACTGCGAACGCCGCTGAGCCGTCTGCGGGTCGCCAGCGAAAGCGAGCAAGGGCTGGCGCAATTGCGCGAGCGCATCGGGCGAGAAGTCGATGGCATGCAGCGTTTGGTTGAAGACACGCTGCAATTGGCCTGGCTCGACACCGAGCGCGCGCCGTTGCCCGACGAAGCGATTCAGGTCCAGGCGCTGTGGGAAATGCTCACGGAAAACGCCTGCTATGAAAGCGCCTGGCCGGCGAGCCAGTTGCAGTGTGCGGTGGATTCATCGTGCTGGGTCCGGGGCAATCTCAACACCTTGGCCCAGGCGCTGGAAAACATTCTGCGCAATGCCATTCGTCATTCACCCAGTGGCGGCATCGTGCGTTTCGGCGGGCAACGTGACGGCGACTTCTGGCATTTGTGGCTGGAGGATGAGGGTGGAGGAGTGGCTGAGGCGGATCTGGAGCGGATCTTCTGCCCGTTCATTCGACTCGACGGTTCACGGCCGGGGGATGGCGGGTTCGGGTTGGGATTGAGCATCGCGAGGAATGCGGTGAAGCGTCAGGGCGGGAGTCTTTGGGCGCAGAACACTGGGCGTGGGCTGCGGCTAAATATTCGGTTAGTGGCTGAGAGTGATGGCGTCAGTGATGACGCCTTCGCGGGCAAGTCGAATCGTCGCACCGCCGCTCCCACAATGACCGCGTGTAAGCCACAAACCGTTTAA
- a CDS encoding response regulator transcription factor → MTPISVGHPRILSIEDDLVLGAYVHEHLGRCGFQVTWCQNGQEGLDIARQRPFDVVLMDILLPGLNGLNVLTQLRQSHSTPVVLMSALGAEADRISGFRLGADDYLPKPFSMAELRVRIEAILRRVALDRRPEPAAVAAPVDSLRFDDELCDVFYGEHAAGLTRSEYRLLDTLNRNGDEVLSKAFLYQHVLQRGFAAHDRSLDMHISQIRRKLKGIGYTEREVRTVWGKGYVLSAADEMV, encoded by the coding sequence ATGACTCCCATCTCTGTTGGCCACCCGCGCATCCTGTCCATTGAAGACGACCTCGTCCTCGGCGCCTACGTGCACGAGCATCTGGGTCGTTGCGGTTTTCAGGTGACCTGGTGCCAGAACGGACAGGAAGGCCTGGACATTGCCCGTCAGCGGCCCTTTGACGTGGTGTTGATGGATATTTTGCTGCCAGGCCTGAACGGGTTGAACGTGCTGACGCAATTGCGCCAGAGCCATTCGACCCCGGTGGTGCTGATGTCGGCGCTGGGCGCCGAGGCGGATCGCATCAGCGGTTTTCGCCTCGGGGCCGATGATTACCTGCCCAAACCCTTCAGCATGGCCGAGTTGCGGGTGCGCATCGAAGCGATCCTGCGTCGTGTGGCACTCGACCGTCGGCCGGAGCCGGCAGCGGTCGCGGCCCCGGTCGACAGCCTGCGTTTCGATGACGAACTCTGCGACGTTTTCTATGGCGAACACGCCGCCGGCCTGACCCGCAGCGAGTATCGATTGCTCGACACACTGAATCGCAATGGCGATGAAGTGCTGAGCAAAGCTTTCCTTTATCAGCACGTGCTGCAACGCGGTTTCGCGGCCCATGATCGCAGCCTCGATATGCACATCAGCCAGATCCGTCGCAAACTCAAAGGCATCGGCTACACCGAGCGCGAAGTGCGCACGGTCTGGGGCAAGGGTTACGTGTTGAGTGCGGCCGATGAAATGGTCTGA
- the rlmD gene encoding 23S rRNA (uracil(1939)-C(5))-methyltransferase RlmD produces MAKQERGLRFQPTGGSKAPQIPTGKKQRLNIERLANDGRGIAFFEGRTWFVIGALAGEEIEARVLGAHGKVVEARTERVFQASELRRPAPCPHAGRCGGCSVQHLPHTEQLALKQRMLAEQLSKVAGVEPQEWAAPLSGPEFGYRRRARVAVRWDMKAKKLEVGFRAAGSQDIVAINECTVLVQPLQPIMTRLPEMLRRLSKPQALGHVELFAGSSLAVLLRHMAPLSEADLTILKDFCAFHDAQLWLHGDGDPQPVEADQSLGYRLEQWDLNLAYRPGDFIQVNAGVNEAMIAQALDWLKPTSDERVLDLFCGLGNFALPLAKAVREVVAVEGVQAMVERAADNAASNNLHNAKFFQADLSQPLSDAEWAREGFCAVLLDPPRDGAFEVVRKLASLGAKRLVYVSCNPATLARDTAELIKQGYRLKRAGILDMFPQTAHVEAMALFEAS; encoded by the coding sequence ATGGCCAAGCAAGAGAGAGGCCTGCGCTTCCAACCCACCGGTGGCAGCAAGGCCCCGCAAATTCCGACCGGCAAAAAGCAGCGCTTGAACATTGAGCGCCTGGCCAATGACGGTCGCGGTATCGCGTTTTTCGAAGGTCGCACCTGGTTCGTCATCGGCGCATTGGCCGGTGAAGAAATCGAGGCGCGCGTGTTGGGCGCTCACGGCAAAGTGGTCGAGGCGCGCACCGAACGGGTGTTCCAGGCCAGCGAATTGCGTCGCCCGGCACCGTGTCCGCATGCCGGTCGCTGCGGCGGTTGCAGCGTGCAGCATCTGCCGCACACCGAACAACTCGCCCTCAAACAGCGCATGCTCGCCGAGCAACTGTCCAAGGTCGCCGGTGTCGAACCCCAAGAGTGGGCGGCGCCGTTGAGCGGTCCGGAATTCGGTTACCGCCGTCGCGCCCGAGTGGCGGTGCGTTGGGACATGAAAGCGAAGAAACTCGAAGTCGGATTCCGCGCGGCAGGCAGTCAGGACATCGTGGCCATCAACGAATGCACGGTGCTGGTCCAGCCGTTGCAGCCGATCATGACCCGCTTGCCGGAAATGCTTCGACGCTTGAGCAAACCTCAGGCGCTGGGGCATGTGGAATTGTTCGCCGGATCGTCGCTGGCCGTTTTGCTGCGGCACATGGCGCCGTTGTCCGAAGCCGACCTGACAATCCTCAAGGATTTCTGCGCATTCCATGACGCTCAGTTGTGGCTGCATGGAGACGGCGACCCGCAACCGGTCGAGGCCGATCAGTCGCTGGGTTATCGCCTGGAGCAGTGGGATTTGAACCTGGCCTACCGGCCGGGGGATTTCATCCAGGTCAATGCCGGGGTCAACGAAGCGATGATTGCCCAGGCGCTGGACTGGTTGAAGCCGACCTCGGATGAGCGGGTTCTCGATCTATTCTGTGGGTTGGGTAACTTTGCCTTGCCCCTGGCCAAAGCCGTTCGCGAAGTGGTGGCGGTGGAAGGCGTGCAGGCGATGGTCGAGCGGGCCGCCGACAATGCGGCTAGCAATAATCTGCATAACGCAAAGTTTTTTCAGGCCGATTTATCCCAGCCTTTGTCCGATGCCGAATGGGCGCGCGAAGGCTTTTGTGCGGTACTCTTGGACCCACCGCGTGACGGTGCTTTCGAGGTCGTGCGCAAGCTGGCGTCCCTGGGCGCCAAACGATTGGTGTACGTATCGTGCAACCCGGCAACGCTGGCGCGCGATACGGCCGAATTGATCAAGCAGGGCTACCGGTTAAAACGTGCCGGGATTCTCGATATGTTTCCTCAGACGGCACATGTCGAGGCCATGGCGTTATTTGAAGCGAGCTAG
- the cysM gene encoding cysteine synthase CysM, with product MTLQYPTIADCVGNTPLVRLQRLPGATSNTLLLKLEGNNPAGSVKDRPALSMITRAELRGQIHAGDTLIEATSGNTGIALAMAAAIKGYKMILIMPDNSSAERKAAMTAYGAELILVTQEEGMEGARDLAQRMEAEGRGKVLDQFANGDNPEAHYTTTGPEIWRQTEGSITHFVSSMGTTGTIMGVSRYLKEQNDNVQIIGLQPMEGSAIPGIRRWPQEYLPKIYQADRVDRIVDMAQSEAEDVTRRLAREEGIFCGVSSGGAVAAMLRLSREVENAVIVAIICDRGDRYLSTGIFDAPN from the coding sequence ATGACCTTGCAGTACCCAACCATCGCCGATTGCGTCGGCAACACTCCGCTGGTCCGTTTGCAGCGTCTGCCTGGCGCCACCAGCAATACCCTTTTGCTTAAGCTCGAAGGGAATAACCCGGCGGGTTCGGTCAAGGACCGACCGGCGCTGTCGATGATTACCCGCGCTGAATTGCGCGGGCAGATCCACGCCGGCGATACGCTGATCGAAGCGACCTCGGGTAACACCGGTATCGCGCTGGCCATGGCTGCCGCGATCAAGGGTTACAAGATGATCCTGATCATGCCGGACAACTCCAGCGCCGAACGTAAAGCCGCGATGACGGCCTATGGCGCCGAGCTGATCCTGGTGACCCAGGAAGAAGGCATGGAAGGCGCGCGCGACCTCGCTCAGCGAATGGAAGCCGAAGGCCGCGGCAAGGTGCTGGATCAGTTCGCCAACGGTGATAACCCCGAGGCGCACTACACCACCACCGGTCCGGAAATCTGGCGCCAGACCGAAGGCTCCATCACTCACTTCGTCAGTTCGATGGGCACCACCGGCACCATCATGGGCGTGTCGCGCTACTTGAAAGAGCAGAACGACAACGTGCAGATCATCGGCCTGCAACCGATGGAAGGTTCGGCGATTCCGGGCATCCGTCGCTGGCCGCAGGAATACCTGCCGAAGATCTACCAGGCCGATCGCGTGGACCGGATCGTCGACATGGCGCAAAGCGAAGCCGAAGACGTGACCCGTCGTCTGGCTCGCGAAGAAGGCATCTTCTGCGGTGTGTCCTCGGGCGGTGCCGTGGCAGCGATGCTGCGCCTGTCCCGGGAAGTTGAAAACGCGGTGATCGTCGCGATCATCTGCGACCGTGGCGACCGTTACTTGTCGACCGGCATTTTCGACGCGCCCAACTGA